From a region of the Macrobrachium rosenbergii isolate ZJJX-2024 chromosome 24, ASM4041242v1, whole genome shotgun sequence genome:
- the LOC136851857 gene encoding uncharacterized protein, whose protein sequence is MESSQYSAVTLPGYIEDESELMNQLTRLAKFGTIDNAGNFIFKFCHKCKGPVLGHKENGDESKCENRELNLDEVEQVKRWLETNELFEVAKNQLDQRYEARICRQCNKLFKNRVTNISHQKNFHKNWDFGKETNRIMYEKSDLDERLDKLLKIIEKNFEVHHFGSGNNHVNLIKNQKAPIWTNGQDFESYCHQLRLWNAQTTIPPIQKFFELVDSLKTNKEIIGLSEFVSREVIEKVDTNSVTIIEDKDKETGEEYLNRFENLLVKMDRANFGSQWKLWTSVLFLDKSKLETTEKISIMKLLKNVEDKETIEICKKEFKELKIENQRPEKELGVFYTNRQRSTFRSNDMERNRRPYSRSSDRSQRMRESRSRYQSRRYNSRSGDRSRNRSDSFKQREPPERGSEDPEEFERNQQNRPMEGGRRPRSESREKRCRNECCLNKLSNIRFVSVEDEREVEMPEIYFTDEINETEMIIDNGAPKNVAGIKWIEEYLKKNQFGKGQVNVKRIETKKFKFGPSKVYECYKVFEVPLIIKGKKNGTEFSRLRVQIHAVEANIPFLCSKEQLQKWSASQDYERGKEKLVIRSLVPNLEIDLITTKGIPKVAIPTVTEFNQKVTVDLKQVKEDYILWMVDAFTKLISGVVLKNKEAVTVLHAITQNWCEKYGYPTEGFWADNGSEFQNKEMESLASAMGITIGFGPTYSPWSNGVNERNHYSADLTVKKVMEENNRITLDEAVSKAAWCHNTNITVKGYAPLQLLTGRAVVVPGITSGNVATESLISESEAVRRHIENQKEVNKKYREIEYGEKLKIALNSRNASFNDYLYTPGEKVFYQHKGGKQWTSANEKNEDEIEPKDEAALPDQSEREEINLEKREEVTVVGGHNLAEENYDKMTVKDHLPSEVRPRKAKE, encoded by the exons ATGGAAAGTTCACAATACTCTGCAGTAACCTTACCAGGATACATTGAAGATGAAAGTGAGCTTATGAACCAGTTGACCCGATTGGCTAAATTTGGAACCATTGACAATGctggaaactttattttcaaattttgtcatAAATGTAAAGGCCCGGTATTGGGacataaagaaaatggagatgagAGCAAGTGTGAAAATAGGGAGTTGAATTTAGATGAAGTGGAACAGGTAAAACGGTGGCTAGAAACAAATGAACTTTTTGAGGTGGCGAAAAATCAGTTGGACCAAAGGTATGAGGCTAGAATTTGTAGACAGTGCAATAAGCTATTTAAAAACAGAGTGACCAATATTTCGCATcagaaaaattttcacaaaaattggGATTTCGGTAAAGAAACAAACAGGATAATGTATGAAAAGAGTGATTTAGATGAAAGACTAGACAAGTTAttgaaaatcattgaaaaaaattttgaggTACACCATTTTGGAAGTGGAAATAACCatgttaatttaattaaaaatcagaaaGCACCAATCTGGACGAATGGCCAGGATTTTGAAAGTTATTGCCACCAATTAAGACTTTGGAATGCACAGACAACCATTCCTCCAATTCAAAAGTTTTTCGAATTGGTGGATAGTTTAAAGACAAACAAAGAGATAATAGGACTATCAGAATTTGTATCAAGAGAAGTTATAGAAAAAGTAGACACAAACAGTGTGACTATCATTGAAGAC aaagataaagaaacaggtgAAGAGTATCTGAATAGATTTGAAAATCTTTTAGTAAAAATGGATAGAGCAAACTTTGGATCACAGTGGAAATTATggacttctgttttgtttttagataagtctaaattggaaacaacagaaaaaatttcaATTATGAAACTACTAAAAAATGTAGAAGATAAAGAAAcaatagaaatatgtaaaaaggagTTCAAGGAACTAAAGATAGAAAACCAAAGACCCGAAAAGGAATTGGGCGTATTTTATACAAATAGACAAAGATCTACATTTAGATCAAATGATATGGAAAGAAATAGGAGACCATACTCTCGTTCAAGTGACAGAAGCCAAAGAATGAGAGAGTCAAGAAGCAGATATCAGAGTAGAAGATATAACTCTCGATCAGGAGATAGAAGTCGAAACAGAAGTGACTCCTTCAAACAAAGAGAACCTCCGGAAAGGGGAAGTGAGGATCCTGAAGAGTTCGAAAGAAATCAGCAAAATCGTCCAATGGAGGGCGGCAGGAGGCCGAGATCAGAATCGAGAGAGAAAAGGTGCAGAAATGAATGCTGTCtgaataaattaagtaatattaGATTTGTGAGTGTTGAAGATGAGAGAGAAGTAGAAATGCCCGAAATTTACTTTAcggatgaaataaatgaaaccgAGATGATTATTGACAATGGTGCACCCAAAAATGTGGCAGGAATTAAATGGATAGAAGAATATCTGAAGAAAAATCAATTTGGAAAAGGGCAAGTTAATGTGAAAAGAATAGAAACTAAAAAGTTCAAATTTGGACCAAGCAAAGTTTATGAATGCTACAAAGTGTTTGAAGTTCCATTGataattaaaggaaagaaaaatggaacagaGTTCAGTAGACTACGAGTACAAATTCATGCTGTTGAAGCTAATATTCCTTTTTTGTGCTCGAAAGAACAACTCCAGAAATGGAGTGCCTCTCAGGATtatgagagagggaaggaaaaactAGTTATCAGGAGCTTGGTTCCAAACTTAGAAATAGATTTGATAACCACTAAAG GAATACCAAAAGTTGCCATTCCCACAGTGACGGAATTTAATCAAAAGGTCACAGTTGACCTAAAGCAAGTGAAGGAGGATTACATTCTGTGGATGGTAGACGCCTTCACAAAATTAATAAGTGGAGTTGTTCTAAAGAACAAAGAAGCAGTCACTGTTTTGCATGCCATCACCCAGAACTGGTGCGAGAAATACGGATATCCAACTGAGGGATTCTGGGCAGACAACGGatcagaatttcaaaataaggAGATGGAAAGTTTGGCTTCTGCAATGGGAATTACTATCGGGTTTGGCCCAACATATTCCCCTTGGAGCAATGGTGTGAACGAACGAAATCATTACAGCGCTGATCTAACTGTGAAGAAAGTGATGGAAGAGAATAATAGAATTACATTGGATGAAGCAGTTTCAAAAGCGGCCTGGTGTCATAATACTAACATAACAGTGAAAGGATATGCCCCATTGCAGTTACTCACTGGGAGAGCTGTAGTAGTTCCTGGTATCACAAGTGGAAATGTTGCAACCGAATCTTTAATCTCGGAGTCAGAAGCAGTCAGAAGACATATTGAAAATCAAAAAGAAGTGAATAAGAAGTATAGAGAAATTGAATATGGCGAGAAGCTGAAAATTGCCTTAAACTCAAGAAATGCGTCTTTTAATGATTACCTATATACACCTGGGGAGAAAGTATTTTACCAGCACAAAGGTGGAAAACAATG GACTTCAGCtaatgagaaaaatgaagatgAGATTGAACCGAAGGATGAAGCAGCACTTCCTGACCAGTCCGAGAGGGAGGAAATTAActtagaaaagagagaagaagtaaCAGTTGTTGGTGGACATAATTTGGCAGAGGAGAACTATGACAAAATGACCGTGAAAGATCACCTCCCGTCTGAAGTAAGAccaagaaaagcaaaagaataa